A part of Primulina eburnea isolate SZY01 chromosome 10, ASM2296580v1, whole genome shotgun sequence genomic DNA contains:
- the LOC140842618 gene encoding mitochondrial fission protein ELM1-like isoform X1, protein MNTIRRAIVIGNGFAGAENQCIGLVQALGLSNRCTLYRVTRPRGGINDRLHWLPVSVHKQLEHKFKCISAFLRLQGKRMMPFPGEGKDVLEADAKHIAKVIQETFKRDGPTLVIASGRDTITVASSIKLLVPENVFLIQIQHPRSRLHRFDLVITPWHDYYPLTPEAQKQIPWFLRMWVTPRQPPDKHVVLTVGALHPVNSVVLRGAASAWHDEMAHLPKPLLVVSVGGPTGRCRYGANLAKQLIASLKIVLPTCGSLRISFSRRTPKTVSDMLMTEFANHPKVFVWNGEDPNPHMGHLAWADAFVITADSVSMLSEACSTGKPVYVLGAERCTWKFADFHKSLQCRGAVRPFTGQENISEKWDYPPLRDTENAADGVIKALAERGWRLMPVSDLETEERNRVSGLHI, encoded by the exons ATGAACACAATCAGGAGAGCGATTGTGATCGGAAACGGCTTTGCTGGGGCAGAAAATCAGTGCATTGGATTGGTTCAAGCTCTGGGTCTCTCCAATAGATGCACTTTATAT CGTGTTACTAGGCCGAGAGGGGGGATAAATGACAGACTTCACTGGTTGCCAGTTTCTGTGCACAAACAATTAGAGCACAAGTTTAAGTGTATCAGTGCTTTCTTACGTTTGCAAGGGAAGAGGATGATGCCTTTTCCAGGAGAAGGGAAAG ATGTCCTGGAAGCTGATGCGAAGCACATTGCTAAAGTGATTCAGGAAACATTTAAAAG GGATGGCCCAACCTTGGTGATCGCATCAGGTCGTGATACAATCACGGTTGCAAGTTCCATTAAACTCTTAGTTCCTGAAAATGTTTTTCTCATTCAG ATACAACATCCAAGGTCTCGTCTGCACCGATTTGATCTTGTGATTACACCTTGGCATGATTATTATCCCTTAACTCCTGAGGCACAGAAGCAGATACCTTGGTTTCTAAGAATGTGGGTCACACCTCGTCAACCTCCGGATAAACATGTG GTCCTCACCGTGGGTGCTCTTCACCCGGTCAATTCTGTAGTGTTGAGAGGTGCAGCTTCAGCTTGGCATGATGAGATGGCACACCTGCCTAAACCCTTGCTTGTTGTATCCGTTGGAGGGCCCACTg GTCGTTGCAGATACGGTGCAAACCTTGCAAAGCAACTAATAGCCTCACTGAAGATCGTCCTTCCAACTTGTGGAAGCCTCAGAATATCATTTTCTCGCCGGACACCCAAGACT GTATCTGACATGCTTATGACTGAATTTGCGAACCATCCAAAAGTCTTCGTTTGGAATGGTGAAG ATCCAAATCCACACATGGGACATCTGGCTTGGGCTGATGCTTTTGTCATAACAGCTGATTCAGTGAGTATGTTGAGTGAGGCCTGCAGCACCGG GAAGCCTGTGTATGTCCTTGGAGCTGAGAGGTGCACCTGGAAATTTGCAGATTTTCACAAGTCTCTGCAATGTAGAGGAGCTGTCCGGCCATTCACTGGTCAAGAAAAT ATTTCTGAGAAATGGGACTACCCACCACTGCGTGATACTGAAAATGCAGCTGATGGAGTGATTAAGGCGCTTGCCGAACGTGGGTGGCGATTGATGCCTGTTTCCGATCTAGAAACTGAAGAAAGGAATAGAGTATCAGGTTTACATATCTAG
- the LOC140842618 gene encoding mitochondrial fission protein ELM1-like isoform X2 has translation MDLSINFLSCGFFIGLGSDVLEADAKHIAKVIQETFKRDGPTLVIASGRDTITVASSIKLLVPENVFLIQIQHPRSRLHRFDLVITPWHDYYPLTPEAQKQIPWFLRMWVTPRQPPDKHVVLTVGALHPVNSVVLRGAASAWHDEMAHLPKPLLVVSVGGPTGRCRYGANLAKQLIASLKIVLPTCGSLRISFSRRTPKTVSDMLMTEFANHPKVFVWNGEDPNPHMGHLAWADAFVITADSVSMLSEACSTGKPVYVLGAERCTWKFADFHKSLQCRGAVRPFTGQENISEKWDYPPLRDTENAADGVIKALAERGWRLMPVSDLETEERNRVSGLHI, from the exons ATGGATCTCTCTATCAACTTCTTATCCTGTGGATTTTTTATTGGTTTGGGATCAGATGTCCTGGAAGCTGATGCGAAGCACATTGCTAAAGTGATTCAGGAAACATTTAAAAG GGATGGCCCAACCTTGGTGATCGCATCAGGTCGTGATACAATCACGGTTGCAAGTTCCATTAAACTCTTAGTTCCTGAAAATGTTTTTCTCATTCAG ATACAACATCCAAGGTCTCGTCTGCACCGATTTGATCTTGTGATTACACCTTGGCATGATTATTATCCCTTAACTCCTGAGGCACAGAAGCAGATACCTTGGTTTCTAAGAATGTGGGTCACACCTCGTCAACCTCCGGATAAACATGTG GTCCTCACCGTGGGTGCTCTTCACCCGGTCAATTCTGTAGTGTTGAGAGGTGCAGCTTCAGCTTGGCATGATGAGATGGCACACCTGCCTAAACCCTTGCTTGTTGTATCCGTTGGAGGGCCCACTg GTCGTTGCAGATACGGTGCAAACCTTGCAAAGCAACTAATAGCCTCACTGAAGATCGTCCTTCCAACTTGTGGAAGCCTCAGAATATCATTTTCTCGCCGGACACCCAAGACT GTATCTGACATGCTTATGACTGAATTTGCGAACCATCCAAAAGTCTTCGTTTGGAATGGTGAAG ATCCAAATCCACACATGGGACATCTGGCTTGGGCTGATGCTTTTGTCATAACAGCTGATTCAGTGAGTATGTTGAGTGAGGCCTGCAGCACCGG GAAGCCTGTGTATGTCCTTGGAGCTGAGAGGTGCACCTGGAAATTTGCAGATTTTCACAAGTCTCTGCAATGTAGAGGAGCTGTCCGGCCATTCACTGGTCAAGAAAAT ATTTCTGAGAAATGGGACTACCCACCACTGCGTGATACTGAAAATGCAGCTGATGGAGTGATTAAGGCGCTTGCCGAACGTGGGTGGCGATTGATGCCTGTTTCCGATCTAGAAACTGAAGAAAGGAATAGAGTATCAGGTTTACATATCTAG